The following proteins are encoded in a genomic region of Clostridium kluyveri:
- a CDS encoding DDE-type integrase/transposase/recombinase, translating to MINLLFILLVGKPMFTPASDEPVKKEYRKLQVDKIPIFEIPEKLDYKVLLHNYFESHKKELTPVKPRKNKTIIPKEVKCPKCGAPHQYLYDNNGGRGQYLCKVCNTVFNPKNYFQKSVILKCPYCGKTLEKIKTRKDFYVHKCKNDECDFYKTNLASMTKKEREDFKNNPHNYKVRYITREFTFDYKPFSSKSPVKSKISLPKIMVSSHTLGLIMSYYINYHMSSRQTASIMRDIHGIKISHQTVLNYADAVSHVVKPFVDNYNYELSNSFCGDETYIKVNGKWQYIFFFFDSVKKIILSYRVSPNRDTLSAVKALDDVLSKLKDIPKKLNFIVDGNPIYLLAQHFFASEDINFDITQVIGLTNNDDVSKEYRPLKQIIERLNRTFKGSYRTTCGFNSSDGSIAFVTLFAAYFNFLRTHSTLNHKVPVQIPVLQSLQTMPARWCKLVELAQDYCISQATS from the coding sequence ATGATTAACCTATTATTTATTCTTTTAGTTGGCAAACCCATGTTTACCCCTGCCTCTGACGAACCAGTAAAAAAGGAATATAGAAAGCTTCAGGTAGACAAAATACCTATATTTGAAATACCTGAAAAGCTTGATTATAAAGTTCTTCTACATAACTATTTTGAAAGTCACAAGAAAGAACTTACACCTGTTAAGCCACGTAAGAATAAAACTATCATTCCTAAAGAAGTTAAGTGTCCTAAATGTGGTGCTCCCCACCAGTATCTTTACGATAATAATGGTGGCAGAGGTCAATACCTTTGTAAGGTATGCAACACAGTATTTAACCCTAAAAATTATTTTCAAAAGTCCGTTATTTTAAAATGTCCTTACTGTGGTAAAACACTTGAAAAAATCAAAACTCGCAAGGACTTTTATGTGCATAAATGTAAGAATGATGAGTGTGATTTTTATAAAACCAATTTAGCTTCAATGACTAAAAAAGAAAGAGAAGACTTTAAAAATAACCCTCACAACTATAAAGTTAGATATATAACTAGGGAATTTACTTTTGACTATAAGCCTTTTAGCAGTAAAAGCCCTGTTAAATCTAAAATTAGTCTGCCTAAAATAATGGTTTCGTCTCATACTTTAGGATTAATTATGTCTTACTACATAAACTACCATATGTCTTCAAGACAGACGGCTTCAATAATGAGGGATATTCACGGTATTAAAATATCTCATCAAACAGTTTTAAACTACGCTGATGCTGTATCCCATGTGGTAAAGCCCTTTGTTGATAACTACAATTATGAGTTATCTAATTCTTTTTGTGGTGATGAAACATACATAAAAGTTAACGGTAAATGGCAGTATATCTTCTTTTTCTTTGACTCTGTTAAGAAAATTATTCTTTCTTATAGAGTTTCACCAAATAGAGATACTCTTTCAGCAGTTAAAGCTTTAGACGACGTTTTATCAAAGCTTAAGGATATACCTAAAAAACTAAATTTCATTGTTGATGGTAATCCAATCTACTTGTTGGCACAACATTTTTTCGCAAGCGAAGACATTAACTTCGATATTACTCAAGTCATAGGTCTTACAAACAATGATGACGTTTCAAAGGAATACAGACCTTTAAAACAGATAATTGAACGTCTTAATAGAACCTTTAAAGGCAGTTATAGGACAACCTGTGGTTTTAATAGTTCAGATGGTTCTATAGCATTTGTAACATTATTTGCTGCATATTTTAATTTTCTAAGAACTCATTCAACACTTAATCATAAGGTTCCAGTTCAAATACCTGTACTTCAAAGTCTTCAAACCATGCCAGCTCGTTGGTGTAAGCTTGTTGAACTAGCTCAAGACTATTGTATATCACAGGCTACCTCCTAA
- a CDS encoding amino acid adenylation domain-containing protein gives MYGERNMKTIVNIMGVLKAGAAYVPVDPKYPEDRKRYILENSNCRTILKSSFYEDKNLSIYPETVPKIKYNPQDTAYIIYTSGSTGRPKGVVISQSAVVNTIIDINKKFDVGEKDRIIGLSSLCFDLSVYDIFGALSSGASLVQINDVRDVKNVMDVVKEKGITIWNSVPAIMDILLENMNLNSIEDYKYNNVLRLVMLSGDWIGLNLPEKIKENFPEARVISLGGATEASIWSIYYPIKDIKDSWRSIPYGMPLANQKFYVLNYEMEFCPSGVPGELYIGGRGLARGYMADKEKTENAFIEHPKLGSLYRTGDYGVLNSEGYIEFLGRKDHQVKIRGHRIELGEIENALIKHENIKNAVVVDSKDNKGRKFLCAYIVSEVRLKRSELKEYIEGKLPEYMVPKYFVDIKEIPLTANGKVDRKNLPQPEVELEDNYVAPRNEVEKKLVDVWSEILNCNNIGIEDNFLALGGDSLTAIKMYARLNGEFEITINDIFQNQTISKLSQRIKSKNNNLKFSIEKYKKQYLQRKGMFCDLEQKLEKEYKDYRRKNREYYCEIDLSKVKVYESILITGSTGYVGSHLLYEFLKNTNSIIYTIIRGSSRDKVKEKLKNKIIFYFGYEFYEKYNSRIIPFNGDLTEEYLGLNKDTYDELGRKIHCIINCAANVAHFGVYDELYKTNVKIVEKIIEFAQNSIKKDIFHVSTTSVGTGKLNGYSNVLYTEYDLDIGHEIDNFYSKTKFEAEKLMVQARKEGINTTILRLGNVVFNSQSGMFQENIEKSAFYNLINTLVKLEAIPEFPFGFLEFSYVDYVCKAMFLLITRKELQNEIYHIKNSKKITFNEFSNYLQKIGIEINRYEYEKFLDYLYYNYKNENLKDHIDSLLVHTYLMPWSVETFFVDASEKTEMLLGKMGFKWKKPDAKLIKRMIDYGIKVGFFDIKLAVNN, from the coding sequence ATATATGGGGAAAGAAATATGAAAACCATAGTAAATATAATGGGAGTGTTAAAGGCAGGAGCAGCGTATGTACCTGTAGATCCAAAATATCCTGAAGATAGGAAAAGATATATACTGGAAAACAGTAACTGCAGGACTATACTAAAGTCAAGTTTCTATGAAGATAAAAATTTAAGTATATACCCGGAAACAGTACCCAAAATAAAGTATAATCCACAGGATACTGCCTATATCATATACACTTCGGGAAGTACCGGGAGACCTAAAGGAGTAGTAATATCTCAAAGTGCTGTAGTAAATACCATAATAGACATAAACAAAAAGTTTGATGTAGGTGAAAAGGACAGAATAATAGGACTGTCATCCCTATGCTTTGATTTATCTGTATATGATATATTTGGAGCCCTGTCTTCTGGAGCTTCCCTTGTACAGATTAATGATGTAAGGGATGTAAAAAATGTCATGGATGTAGTGAAAGAAAAAGGTATCACCATATGGAACTCTGTACCTGCAATAATGGATATATTGCTGGAAAATATGAATTTAAATAGTATAGAAGATTATAAATATAATAATGTGTTAAGACTGGTAATGCTGAGTGGGGACTGGATAGGACTTAATCTTCCTGAGAAAATAAAAGAAAATTTTCCAGAAGCCAGGGTAATAAGCCTGGGAGGAGCTACGGAAGCTTCCATATGGTCTATATACTACCCTATAAAAGATATAAAAGACAGCTGGAGGAGTATACCTTATGGGATGCCTCTTGCAAATCAGAAATTTTATGTACTGAATTATGAAATGGAATTCTGTCCTTCAGGAGTACCGGGAGAGCTTTATATTGGAGGAAGGGGACTTGCCAGAGGATATATGGCAGATAAAGAAAAGACGGAGAATGCATTTATAGAACATCCTAAACTGGGCAGTCTGTACAGAACGGGAGATTATGGAGTACTAAATAGTGAAGGGTATATAGAATTTTTGGGGAGAAAAGATCATCAGGTAAAAATAAGAGGACACAGAATAGAACTGGGAGAAATAGAAAATGCACTGATAAAACATGAAAATATAAAAAATGCAGTGGTTGTAGACAGTAAGGATAATAAAGGAAGAAAGTTTTTGTGTGCCTATATAGTAAGTGAAGTTAGATTAAAAAGAAGTGAGCTAAAAGAATATATAGAGGGGAAACTTCCAGAATATATGGTACCTAAATATTTCGTAGATATAAAGGAGATACCATTGACAGCCAATGGCAAGGTGGATAGAAAGAATCTGCCGCAGCCAGAGGTAGAATTGGAGGATAACTATGTGGCTCCTAGAAATGAAGTAGAAAAAAAATTGGTGGATGTATGGAGTGAGATATTGAATTGTAACAATATAGGAATAGAGGATAATTTTTTAGCATTGGGGGGAGATTCTTTAACAGCAATAAAAATGTATGCAAGACTTAATGGCGAATTTGAAATTACTATAAATGATATATTTCAAAATCAGACAATTTCAAAGTTATCACAAAGAATCAAAAGTAAGAATAATAACTTAAAGTTCAGTATTGAAAAGTACAAGAAACAATATCTTCAAAGGAAAGGCATGTTTTGTGACCTAGAACAAAAATTAGAAAAAGAGTATAAGGATTACAGAAGAAAAAATAGAGAATATTATTGTGAAATTGATCTTTCCAAAGTTAAGGTATATGAGAGTATTTTAATTACAGGCTCTACAGGATATGTGGGAAGCCATTTGCTTTATGAGTTTTTAAAAAATACTAATTCTATAATATACACTATTATAAGAGGAAGTAGTAGGGATAAAGTTAAAGAAAAGCTTAAGAACAAAATAATATTTTATTTTGGATATGAATTTTATGAAAAATATAATAGTAGGATAATACCATTTAATGGAGATTTGACAGAAGAATATCTTGGATTAAATAAGGATACTTATGATGAACTTGGAAGAAAAATTCACTGCATAATAAACTGTGCAGCTAACGTGGCTCATTTTGGTGTATATGATGAACTGTATAAAACAAATGTTAAAATTGTAGAAAAAATTATTGAATTTGCCCAAAATTCAATCAAAAAAGATATATTTCATGTATCTACTACTTCTGTTGGAACAGGAAAATTGAATGGTTATTCTAATGTTCTTTATACAGAATATGACTTAGATATTGGACATGAGATTGATAATTTTTATTCCAAGACTAAATTTGAAGCAGAAAAACTTATGGTACAGGCCAGAAAAGAGGGCATTAATACCACTATATTAAGGCTTGGCAATGTGGTATTTAACTCCCAATCTGGAATGTTCCAAGAAAATATAGAAAAAAGTGCATTTTACAACTTGATAAATACTCTCGTTAAACTTGAGGCAATACCTGAATTTCCATTTGGATTTTTGGAATTTTCATATGTAGACTATGTATGCAAGGCTATGTTCTTGCTTATCACAAGAAAAGAATTACAAAATGAGATATATCATATAAAAAATTCTAAAAAAATTACTTTTAATGAATTTTCTAATTATTTACAAAAGATAGGTATTGAAATAAATAGGTACGAATATGAGAAGTTTCTTGACTATTTATACTATAATTATAAAAATGAAAATTTAAAGGATCATATTGACAGCCTATTGGTACACACATACTTAATGCCTTGGAGTGTGGAGACATTTTTTGTGGATGCTTCTGAAAAAACGGAAATGTTATTGGGAAAAATGGGCTTTAAGTGGAAAAAACCAGATGCTAAATTGATAAAGAGAATGATAGATTATGGTATTAAGGTAGGCTTTTTCGATATAAAGTTAGCAGTTAATAATTAA
- a CDS encoding U32 family peptidase — protein MNQIKQDKKKFKMTYCIGTNFDPELIEIISKYNKQNIFNSVFGKLKSDFIGGGRASTFLPDISMKELKSYIKLCHDNDLAFNYLINPMCMENQEVESSSHMKILRYLYELINIGIDSITINSPYLCEIIKKQFPDLKVVIGLYAYIYDIHHVRYWTNLGADEITLGHKINRDFEALEKMLIYTRDKNVSMRLIANNVCLHSCPYAVMHGTGQSHASQKCNASKAEYIDYCILKCLNEKVRNPVNLISSDWIRPEDIGYYEELCKKTNNYKLSIKLVERTKTTEFLTRVIKAYATRSYDGNLLDILLWPKMSEMLKVQKTPEQMKLLASQYNVDELTKYFDIFNLPEVYIDNKKLNGFLDKFVKNFECDKKLCAGMNNQELSEGSKGVSEIICSYCNEWVNKAISYDNDEVKKWLNKYDDVEMGLKESRIFSKI, from the coding sequence ATGAATCAAATAAAACAAGATAAGAAGAAGTTTAAAATGACCTATTGTATAGGAACAAATTTTGATCCAGAATTGATTGAAATAATTTCAAAGTATAATAAACAAAATATCTTTAATTCTGTTTTCGGTAAATTAAAAAGTGACTTCATTGGCGGAGGTAGAGCATCTACATTTCTTCCTGATATATCTATGAAAGAATTAAAAAGTTATATTAAATTATGTCATGATAATGATTTAGCATTTAATTATCTAATAAATCCTATGTGTATGGAAAATCAAGAAGTTGAATCGAGCAGTCATATGAAAATATTAAGGTATCTTTATGAACTTATTAACATAGGAATAGATTCTATTACTATAAATTCTCCTTATTTATGTGAAATAATAAAAAAACAGTTCCCGGATTTAAAGGTAGTTATAGGATTATATGCTTATATTTACGATATACATCATGTACGATATTGGACAAACCTTGGCGCTGATGAGATAACTTTAGGACATAAAATTAACAGGGATTTTGAAGCATTAGAAAAAATGCTAATTTATACAAGAGATAAGAATGTTTCAATGAGACTTATTGCTAATAATGTATGTCTGCATTCATGTCCTTATGCTGTAATGCATGGGACAGGGCAATCTCATGCAAGTCAAAAATGTAATGCATCAAAAGCAGAATATATAGACTATTGTATATTGAAATGCTTAAATGAGAAAGTGAGAAATCCCGTTAATTTAATTAGTTCAGATTGGATTAGGCCTGAAGATATAGGATATTATGAGGAACTTTGCAAAAAGACAAATAATTATAAATTATCTATAAAACTTGTAGAAAGAACTAAGACTACAGAATTTCTTACAAGAGTTATTAAAGCTTATGCTACCCGCTCTTATGATGGAAATCTACTTGATATACTTTTATGGCCTAAAATGAGTGAAATGTTAAAAGTCCAAAAAACACCAGAGCAGATGAAATTACTTGCAAGTCAATACAATGTAGATGAGCTTACCAAATATTTTGATATATTTAATCTTCCTGAAGTATATATTGATAATAAAAAATTAAATGGATTTTTAGATAAATTCGTAAAAAATTTTGAATGTGATAAAAAACTTTGTGCTGGAATGAATAATCAAGAGTTATCAGAGGGTAGTAAAGGTGTATCTGAAATTATATGTTCCTACTGTAATGAATGGGTAAATAAAGCTATTTCTTATGACAATGATGAAGTAAAAAAATGGCTGAATAAATATGATGATGTTGAAATGGGATTAAAAGAAAGTAGAATATTTTCTAAAATTTAA
- a CDS encoding AraC family transcriptional regulator has product MIKSLEEYYEIALKQLNFVYIPELSYPYDSTYKMFPQYGEGFLRKINWNNLFFILIADFTPKENFVRISEISQNYLEISQFETDSSSFKIKGKKLNLVERGICYYINTSKLVYAYCDVGKPARFTKILITEDYYHNFLNHEYLKDYKNHKDAFHFLSQNPNIPELNFIFQQIRDCQAKGTSQQLYFESKILEILSLITHNLEQRQYQESLSVKLDNKDLRYLKKVVNFMKKNLSSYPSIVELGKIANMSTTRFQMAFKQIYGATAYDYLREMRMNYALLLLKDSDYSIKNIAAKVGYNNAGHFAGIFKKTYGIGPKNYRNIHRIK; this is encoded by the coding sequence TTGATTAAATCCCTTGAAGAATATTATGAGATAGCCCTAAAACAACTAAACTTTGTATATATACCTGAACTTTCTTACCCTTATGACAGTACATATAAGATGTTTCCTCAATATGGAGAAGGATTTCTTCGAAAAATCAATTGGAATAATTTATTCTTTATATTGATTGCAGATTTTACTCCAAAAGAAAATTTTGTACGTATATCTGAAATTAGTCAAAATTATTTAGAGATAAGTCAATTTGAAACAGATTCCAGTTCTTTTAAAATAAAAGGTAAAAAACTGAACCTTGTAGAAAGGGGTATTTGTTACTATATAAATACTAGTAAATTGGTCTATGCTTATTGTGATGTGGGAAAGCCAGCTCGTTTTACTAAAATATTAATAACTGAAGATTATTATCATAACTTTTTGAATCATGAATATTTAAAAGATTATAAAAATCATAAAGACGCTTTTCACTTTTTATCACAAAATCCTAATATTCCTGAATTAAATTTTATTTTTCAACAGATTAGAGATTGCCAGGCAAAAGGCACTTCCCAGCAACTATATTTTGAAAGCAAAATTCTAGAAATACTATCCTTAATTACCCACAATCTAGAACAAAGACAATATCAGGAATCCTTAAGTGTAAAGTTAGATAATAAAGATTTAAGATATTTAAAAAAAGTTGTTAATTTTATGAAAAAAAATCTATCTTCTTATCCTTCTATAGTGGAATTAGGTAAAATTGCAAACATGAGCACAACAAGATTTCAAATGGCCTTCAAACAAATTTATGGGGCTACAGCCTATGATTATTTAAGAGAAATGCGTATGAATTATGCCCTTTTGTTATTAAAAGATTCAGATTACAGTATCAAAAACATCGCAGCAAAAGTAGGGTATAATAATGCTGGACATTTTGCTGGAATTTTTAAAAAAACTTATGGCATAGGACCAAAAAATTACAGGAATATTCACCGAATCAAGTAA
- a CDS encoding MATE family efflux transporter, with translation MSGDSRIKLMSEGNISKSLFKFGIPMIAAMLVNALYNVIDAYFVSGLGTSAMAAVFVAFPISLIFSGVGLTFGSGGGSYISRLLGAGNKNEASKVASTALLSCIFISIIIAILFLIFLSDILVFMGATETILPYAKSYAIIFIIASIVSAFNVSMGNLAVSQGASVISLVSIFTGAILNVILCPVFIYALNLGVKGSAIATLVAQSVTALIYIWYIFSDKSYVKISISNFSLKKEIYSQIFKIGVSMLILQLLTTISMGLINMAASDYGDSAVAAMGIVTRVVSLGTYVVFGYMKGFQPMAGYNYGAKNYTRLREAIKVSLKWTTGFCAIWTIVMFVFSRVIVSMFSSNLEVIDIANRALRANNIMFITFGFQFVYSTLFLAIGKAKAGGILNMARQGIFFIPVILILPQIIGLNGVIYTQTIADLFATILTGVLALSIRKQINTLINMDKLRI, from the coding sequence ATGAGTGGAGATAGTAGAATAAAATTAATGAGTGAAGGTAATATTTCTAAGAGTTTATTTAAATTTGGGATACCTATGATTGCAGCTATGCTTGTAAATGCACTTTATAATGTAATAGATGCTTATTTTGTAAGTGGACTTGGGACAAGTGCCATGGCTGCAGTATTTGTGGCATTTCCTATATCACTTATTTTTTCAGGAGTAGGATTGACTTTTGGAAGTGGTGGAGGATCTTATATATCTAGACTTTTAGGAGCAGGAAATAAAAATGAAGCCAGCAAAGTTGCATCTACAGCGTTATTAAGTTGTATATTTATAAGCATAATTATAGCTATATTATTTTTGATTTTTTTAAGTGATATTTTAGTTTTTATGGGAGCCACTGAAACTATATTACCTTACGCAAAATCTTATGCAATTATATTCATAATAGCATCAATAGTAAGTGCTTTTAATGTTTCTATGGGTAATCTAGCAGTATCCCAGGGTGCTTCAGTCATTTCTCTGGTTTCAATATTTACAGGTGCTATTTTAAATGTAATTCTATGTCCTGTATTTATATATGCACTTAATCTGGGAGTAAAAGGTTCAGCTATTGCAACGCTGGTGGCTCAAAGTGTTACTGCTTTAATATATATATGGTATATTTTTAGTGATAAAAGTTATGTAAAAATATCAATTTCTAATTTTTCTTTAAAGAAAGAAATTTATTCTCAAATATTTAAAATAGGAGTTTCTATGCTTATTTTACAATTATTAACAACTATATCCATGGGATTGATAAATATGGCAGCTAGTGATTATGGAGATTCTGCAGTAGCAGCTATGGGAATTGTAACTAGAGTAGTTTCATTAGGTACTTATGTTGTGTTTGGATATATGAAAGGATTTCAACCAATGGCAGGATATAATTATGGGGCGAAAAATTACACAAGATTAAGAGAAGCAATAAAAGTTTCTCTTAAATGGACTACAGGCTTTTGTGCTATATGGACAATTGTAATGTTTGTTTTTTCAAGAGTCATTGTTTCTATGTTCAGTAGTAATCTTGAAGTTATTGATATAGCCAATAGGGCGTTAAGAGCTAATAATATTATGTTTATTACATTTGGTTTTCAATTTGTATATTCAACATTATTTTTAGCAATTGGAAAAGCCAAGGCAGGGGGTATATTGAATATGGCAAGACAAGGCATATTTTTTATTCCTGTAATATTAATTTTGCCACAAATCATAGGGTTAAACGGAGTGATTTATACTCAAACCATTGCAGATTTATTTGCAACCATATTGACAGGTGTACTTGCATTAAGTATAAGAAAACAGATAAATACTTTAATAAACATGGACAAATTACGGATATAG
- a CDS encoding ABC transporter ATP-binding protein yields MENKELPLISIKDLKISFGEKQVLKGVNLKVYKGEIIGYIGPNGAGKSTTVKIMLGLIGEYEGEVRILGQDISDGNIEYKRKIGYVPETAEIYDSLTAREYLTFIGELYGLNYNEVDKKAERLMKLFGIYEVYNSRITSYSKGMKQKVLIISSLLHNPDILFYDEPLSGLDANSVIVVKEILAKLALQGKTIFYSSHIMDVVEKISNRIVLLNNGEIIADGTFEDLKNKSEEKSLERIFNNLVGFNEHRSIAEEFVSIIEKRQQL; encoded by the coding sequence TTGGAAAACAAAGAATTACCTTTAATAAGTATAAAAGATTTGAAAATTAGCTTTGGGGAAAAACAGGTGTTGAAAGGGGTGAATTTGAAGGTATATAAAGGTGAAATTATAGGATATATAGGACCTAATGGTGCAGGGAAAAGTACTACGGTGAAAATAATGCTTGGACTCATAGGGGAATATGAAGGAGAGGTAAGAATCTTAGGACAAGACATAAGTGACGGTAATATAGAATATAAAAGGAAAATAGGTTATGTACCTGAGACAGCAGAAATATATGATAGTCTTACAGCCAGAGAATACCTAACTTTTATAGGAGAACTCTACGGATTAAATTATAATGAAGTAGATAAAAAAGCAGAAAGACTTATGAAGCTATTTGGTATATATGAAGTTTACAATTCAAGAATAACTTCTTATTCTAAAGGTATGAAACAAAAAGTACTTATAATATCAAGTTTACTTCACAATCCAGACATACTATTTTATGATGAACCTTTAAGCGGATTAGATGCCAACAGCGTTATTGTAGTAAAAGAAATACTTGCAAAACTGGCACTTCAGGGCAAAACCATATTTTATTCATCTCATATAATGGATGTAGTAGAGAAGATAAGCAACAGGATAGTACTTCTTAATAATGGTGAAATTATAGCTGATGGGACTTTTGAGGATTTAAAAAATAAATCGGAGGAAAAATCACTGGAAAGAATATTTAATAATTTAGTAGGGTTCAATGAGCACAGGTCCATAGCTGAAGAATTTGTATCTATAATTGAAAAGAGGCAGCAGTTATGA
- a CDS encoding 4'-phosphopantetheinyl transferase family protein: protein MVNIYAVTISDNVNFHKLNELMPFISEEKLHRVKKFYKLEDLKRGVMSEILIRFILCKNFHVRNEDLSITKNYYGKPLLSYPKDIHFNVSHSGHWIVCAVHNLPVGIDIEQIKPIDFSIAQRFFSESEYGSILTSDEGSRLPLFYEFWTLKESYIKAVGKGLYMALNSFNIKLCNDGIRVEREGSFEDCYFKQYDIDKNYKLSVCARANNFSDNIILWSDLELYKMFKALVRW, encoded by the coding sequence ATGGTTAATATCTACGCTGTTACTATAAGTGATAATGTGAATTTTCATAAATTGAATGAGTTAATGCCGTTTATTTCTGAAGAGAAACTTCACAGAGTAAAAAAATTTTATAAATTGGAAGATTTGAAAAGGGGAGTGATGTCTGAAATATTAATAAGATTTATTTTATGTAAAAACTTTCATGTAAGAAATGAAGATTTAAGTATTACAAAAAATTATTATGGAAAACCATTGTTAAGTTACCCCAAAGATATTCATTTTAATGTTTCTCATTCAGGACACTGGATAGTGTGTGCAGTACATAATCTACCAGTAGGCATTGATATTGAACAAATTAAACCTATTGATTTTAGTATTGCTCAGCGTTTTTTCTCTGAAAGTGAGTATGGCAGTATTCTAACATCAGATGAAGGTTCTAGATTGCCTTTATTTTATGAATTTTGGACTTTAAAAGAAAGTTATATTAAAGCTGTTGGAAAAGGCCTGTATATGGCACTTAATTCATTTAATATAAAACTTTGTAATGATGGCATACGGGTTGAAAGAGAAGGTAGTTTTGAGGATTGTTATTTCAAACAATATGATATAGATAAAAATTACAAACTTTCAGTATGTGCCAGAGCCAATAATTTTTCAGATAACATTATACTATGGAGTGACTTAGAATTGTATAAAATGTTCAAGGCCCTTGTGAGGTGGTAA
- a CDS encoding thioesterase II family protein, producing MDKIRLICLPYAGGSSMIYSKWTKYLNRSIEIYRVELAGRGRRRNIPLYTTLEDSVNDVFLSIKDFLNDSSYVIFGHSMGSIIAYELSCKIKQSGLNNPLNIIFSGSNAPHVKSKRELCYRLPEDKFKNIILEYGATPAEVFEDRVLASYFVPILRADFRILETYQYNDRENPFDYPITIFYGMHDKLVDVQKIDEWSGYTRKQCKKYAFQGGHFFINDNMKNVVETINHVITSL from the coding sequence ATGGATAAAATTAGATTAATCTGCTTGCCTTATGCTGGTGGATCATCGATGATTTACAGTAAATGGACAAAATATCTTAACAGATCTATTGAAATATACAGAGTTGAACTGGCTGGAAGGGGAAGAAGGAGAAACATACCCTTATATACAACCCTTGAAGACTCAGTTAATGATGTTTTTTTATCAATAAAAGATTTTTTAAATGACTCTTCATATGTAATATTTGGACATAGTATGGGGAGTATAATTGCCTATGAACTAAGCTGCAAAATTAAACAATCCGGTCTAAATAATCCTCTTAATATAATATTTTCAGGTTCTAATGCTCCACATGTTAAAAGTAAGAGAGAACTTTGTTATAGGCTACCTGAAGATAAGTTTAAAAATATTATCCTAGAATATGGTGCTACTCCTGCTGAAGTTTTTGAAGATAGAGTATTAGCTAGCTATTTTGTTCCAATACTCAGGGCTGATTTTAGGATTCTTGAAACATATCAATATAATGATAGAGAAAACCCATTTGATTATCCCATAACTATTTTTTATGGTATGCATGATAAATTGGTGGATGTCCAAAAAATAGATGAATGGTCAGGTTATACAAGAAAACAATGTAAGAAATACGCCTTCCAAGGAGGACATTTCTTCATAAATGATAATATGAAAAATGTGGTTGAAACTATAAATCATGTTATAACAAGTCTGTAA